The following proteins come from a genomic window of Hymenobacter canadensis:
- a CDS encoding toxin-antitoxin system YwqK family antitoxin, which produces MKYPFLILSGLAALASFATAQQGPLDTTRQKMVAMSQTTQRPAAEGSQYFEQGSSRPYTGLLYGRYANGRYQTIQQYRDGLGNGYWTDFDPEGRRECQGTYRANRVEGPVTFFYENGRVKSKGQYRDWKRPIGEWVYYDQQGRVAHRMTYTR; this is translated from the coding sequence ATGAAATACCCGTTCCTAATCCTGTCCGGACTGGCCGCGCTGGCCAGTTTCGCTACCGCCCAGCAAGGGCCCCTGGACACCACCCGCCAGAAGATGGTGGCCATGAGTCAGACCACTCAGCGCCCCGCGGCTGAGGGCAGCCAGTATTTTGAGCAGGGCAGCTCGCGTCCCTACACGGGCTTGCTCTACGGCCGCTATGCCAACGGCCGCTACCAAACCATCCAGCAGTACCGGGACGGCCTGGGCAACGGCTACTGGACGGACTTCGACCCGGAAGGCCGCAGGGAATGCCAAGGCACGTACCGGGCCAACCGAGTGGAGGGTCCGGTCACCTTTTTCTACGAAAACGGCCGCGTGAAGTCCAAAGGGCAATACCGGGACTGGAAGCGGCCCATTGGCGAGTGGGTTTACTACGACCAGCAGGGCCGCGTAGCGCACCGCATGACTTACACCCGGTAA
- a CDS encoding DUF7336 domain-containing protein translates to MTHVFLLWHTHEDEDLPGGEDVKLLGVYSSYLKAEEALNASLTQPGFRDQPAGLEIATYELDRREWTEGYITVREE, encoded by the coding sequence ATGACACACGTGTTCCTCTTATGGCATACTCACGAAGACGAGGATTTGCCAGGCGGCGAGGATGTCAAACTCTTAGGAGTCTATTCCAGCTACCTGAAGGCTGAAGAAGCCTTAAATGCCAGCTTAACGCAGCCAGGCTTTAGAGACCAGCCAGCAGGGTTAGAGATTGCTACTTATGAGCTAGATAGGCGCGAGTGGACGGAAGGCTATATCACGGTGCGGGAGGAATAA
- a CDS encoding phage tail protein, which yields MLFLQTSSFRAGRRNGIHLLRALIFTFLTVANGARAQSPASQPQPKFYFQVNGLSGRGSIYFQEVSGLAEQDQVIDHRKGTSKGQTTDKMQGIKSGHTVTLKKGILTKDSDLRSFYNSFNQIKQNTTKRHTVVIKLLDETGSAVMIWTLTNAFVVKFTAIDLKSSSNEVAIETLALAYERLIISTP from the coding sequence ATGCTTTTCCTTCAGACCAGTAGTTTTCGCGCTGGCCGGCGTAACGGTATTCATCTATTGCGGGCACTAATTTTCACTTTTCTTACTGTAGCAAACGGTGCGAGGGCACAAAGCCCGGCCAGCCAGCCCCAACCTAAGTTTTACTTCCAGGTGAATGGTCTCAGTGGTAGGGGAAGCATTTATTTCCAGGAGGTGAGCGGCCTTGCTGAGCAGGACCAGGTGATTGACCACCGCAAAGGCACCAGCAAAGGACAGACAACCGACAAAATGCAGGGTATCAAAAGCGGCCACACCGTGACGCTTAAAAAAGGTATTCTGACCAAGGACAGTGATTTGAGGAGCTTTTACAACTCGTTTAATCAAATTAAACAGAACACCACAAAACGTCACACCGTCGTTATCAAGCTGCTAGACGAGACCGGGTCTGCGGTCATGATCTGGACGCTAACCAACGCATTCGTTGTTAAGTTTACGGCAATAGATCTGAAGTCGAGCAGCAACGAAGTAGCCATCGAGACGCTGGCTCTGGCCTATGAAAGGCTGATCATCTCAACCCCGTAA
- a CDS encoding replication initiation protein, whose translation MKSEDTTTVLVDSALVPVVRQHNAITQARYDYTACQLDIFFYLLSRLRRDDAPDQEYTIYVKDVEALTGRQWNYQQLREATADMGSRMFEVENERTYQQLWMFQRVEYIKGKGCLQIQLAAPIRPFLFNLKENFTSYQLHSALKLSSKYAKRIYQLVSQWKDKTSTRTYPLDEFKQMLHLKDPKGKEPELFQNISQLKARVLDIAVRQVSEHTDLRIDYQLLKKGRAYDAVRFTIARQQPQQLPIPFEQPAEDARAHAARQSLELLGIIQPQLVATILADPKHLDQLFKFTYQLKTDKVKATKNPGGLFLKICGLR comes from the coding sequence ATGAAATCCGAAGATACTACTACTGTACTTGTGGACTCGGCTCTGGTTCCCGTCGTTCGTCAGCACAACGCTATCACCCAGGCTCGCTACGACTATACGGCCTGCCAGCTTGATATCTTCTTCTATTTGCTCTCCCGGCTACGCCGGGATGATGCCCCGGACCAGGAGTACACCATCTACGTGAAGGACGTGGAGGCCCTGACCGGGCGGCAGTGGAACTACCAGCAGCTGCGCGAGGCGACGGCCGACATGGGCTCGCGCATGTTCGAGGTGGAAAACGAGCGTACCTACCAGCAGCTATGGATGTTTCAGCGGGTGGAGTACATCAAGGGTAAGGGCTGCCTGCAGATTCAGTTGGCGGCACCCATCCGGCCTTTCTTGTTCAACCTCAAGGAGAACTTTACTTCCTACCAGCTGCACTCGGCGCTGAAGCTGAGCAGCAAGTACGCCAAGCGCATCTACCAGCTGGTGAGCCAGTGGAAGGATAAAACGAGTACGCGCACCTACCCGCTGGACGAGTTCAAGCAGATGCTGCACTTAAAAGACCCCAAGGGCAAGGAACCGGAGCTGTTTCAGAACATCAGCCAGCTCAAGGCCCGAGTGCTCGACATTGCCGTGCGCCAGGTCAGCGAGCACACCGACCTGCGGATTGATTATCAACTGCTCAAGAAGGGGAGGGCCTACGACGCGGTGCGCTTCACCATCGCCCGTCAGCAGCCCCAGCAGCTGCCCATCCCTTTTGAGCAGCCCGCCGAAGATGCCCGCGCGCACGCGGCCCGGCAAAGCCTGGAACTGCTGGGCATCATCCAGCCCCAGCTGGTGGCCACCATCCTGGCCGACCCCAAACACCTGGACCAACTCTTCAAGTTTACCTACCAGCTAAAAACCGACAAGGTGAAGGCGACCAAGAACCCTGGGGGGCTGTTCCTGAAAATCTGCGGGCTGCGTTAG
- a CDS encoding SMI1/KNR4 family protein: protein MDEQDNLLWSKQQWRHTGTVTLETASAAEIARFSQVHQVQLPADLVRYFALVNGTAGTYDKEFFCFYSLAEVQAVAERFGDYHGAPKYSDLLHTWSEHPTFYAFADYMIHSLAYAIRLDAQTTATNPVFVLCGGIYRPIAKSFTEFLALYRRDSPLLYMSDEELAE, encoded by the coding sequence ATGGACGAACAAGACAACCTTTTATGGTCAAAGCAGCAATGGCGACATACGGGAACCGTTACCTTGGAAACGGCTTCTGCCGCGGAAATAGCTCGTTTTTCCCAGGTGCACCAGGTCCAGCTGCCCGCCGATTTAGTCCGCTACTTTGCCCTCGTGAACGGGACTGCGGGCACCTATGACAAGGAGTTCTTCTGCTTTTATAGCTTAGCGGAAGTACAAGCAGTTGCTGAGCGGTTTGGCGATTACCACGGGGCCCCTAAGTACAGCGACCTGCTCCACACTTGGTCGGAGCACCCGACGTTTTATGCCTTCGCCGATTACATGATTCACTCCTTGGCTTACGCCATTCGGCTGGATGCCCAAACGACCGCCACCAACCCCGTGTTCGTGCTCTGCGGGGGTATCTATCGGCCTATTGCGAAAAGCTTTACGGAATTTCTAGCGCTTTACCGACGGGATTCGCCCCTGCTGTATATGAGCGATGAGGAGTTGGCGGAGTAA
- a CDS encoding sensor histidine kinase, with amino-acid sequence MLRITNAAALPFTRRDAVWLGLFYLGAALLDRTTVWLLWGGRQAAQPPYWDPSELMASSGIDFLLRFLCALGISYLVCARLHALAPGGQVVAYAVLGVAFVLICGLLGAQIKARLGWVELFGGKLGVYAYYVSALFYLLQLGLILLLVHMRKYKQAVHAQAELRDALARSQLAALKAQLNPHFIHNTFNSINAAIEPANERARELIIELSDLFRHQNAVAQREFVTVAEEISFLTKYLGLVQRRFQDRLHVTFAVDETILSRQMPAMLLQPLVENAVQHGVTPHMGPCTIHVSVQPMGNQLLFTVADTGAGLPEQGVQLGVGLRNTQLRLEKLGYAPLRLTPNTPRGTRAHFRL; translated from the coding sequence ATGCTCCGCATCACAAACGCCGCCGCCCTTCCTTTTACCCGGCGGGACGCGGTATGGCTGGGTTTGTTTTACCTGGGGGCGGCCCTACTGGACCGCACGACGGTGTGGCTGCTGTGGGGCGGCAGGCAGGCGGCGCAGCCGCCCTACTGGGACCCTAGCGAATTGATGGCCAGCTCCGGAATTGACTTCCTGCTCCGATTTCTGTGCGCGCTCGGTATAAGCTACCTCGTGTGCGCCCGGCTGCACGCCCTCGCTCCGGGCGGGCAGGTCGTGGCATACGCCGTATTGGGGGTGGCTTTTGTGTTGATTTGCGGACTGCTAGGTGCGCAGATAAAGGCGCGGCTGGGGTGGGTGGAGCTGTTCGGCGGCAAGCTGGGGGTGTACGCCTACTACGTTTCGGCGCTGTTTTACCTGCTGCAGCTGGGCCTGATTCTGCTGCTGGTGCACATGCGCAAGTACAAACAGGCCGTGCACGCGCAAGCCGAATTGCGGGACGCGCTGGCCCGCAGCCAGCTCGCCGCCCTCAAGGCGCAACTCAACCCGCACTTCATCCACAATACGTTCAACAGCATCAACGCCGCCATTGAGCCGGCCAACGAGCGGGCCCGGGAGCTCATTATTGAGTTGTCGGACCTGTTCCGACACCAAAATGCCGTAGCCCAGCGGGAGTTCGTGACCGTGGCCGAGGAAATTAGCTTTTTAACCAAGTACCTGGGGCTGGTGCAGCGCCGGTTTCAAGACCGGCTGCATGTGACGTTTGCCGTGGACGAGACCATATTGTCGCGCCAGATGCCGGCCATGCTGCTGCAGCCGCTGGTGGAAAACGCTGTGCAGCACGGCGTGACGCCTCATATGGGGCCGTGCACCATCCACGTATCGGTGCAGCCCATGGGCAACCAATTGCTATTCACGGTCGCTGACACGGGCGCGGGGCTGCCGGAACAGGGCGTCCAATTGGGCGTGGGCTTGCGCAACACCCAGCTGCGGTTGGAAAAACTAGGTTACGCGCCACTGCGCCTCACCCCGAATACGCCCCGCGGCACGCGGGCCCACTTCCGCTTATGA
- a CDS encoding transcriptional regulator, translated as MSSCLVAFVKQRRKLLRLTQAETSAKAGVGLRFVPELGQGKATLQLAKVNQVLRLFGHQLGPRPMDRHQLLNEYD; from the coding sequence ATGAGTTCTTGCCTGGTAGCTTTTGTGAAGCAACGCCGCAAGTTGTTGCGTCTAACCCAGGCCGAGACGTCTGCCAAAGCTGGCGTCGGGCTGCGCTTTGTGCCTGAGTTAGGGCAAGGCAAAGCAACGCTTCAACTGGCTAAAGTAAATCAGGTGCTGCGTCTGTTCGGCCATCAGCTAGGCCCGAGGCCCATGGACCGTCATCAACTCTTGAATGAGTACGACTAA
- a CDS encoding LytR/AlgR family response regulator transcription factor: MKRVLLVDDEPDARLLLRQYVGQEPGYELVGEARDGPEAVRAIHTLRPDLVFLDIQLPGCSGFEVLARLEQLPQVVFSTAYDAHAIEAFAFHALDYLLKPYGRARFQQALARVVHDDARVEALAQRLLQAGAPYAPRVILHKGARRVVVDASSIRYAEAYGDYCKVYRQHEQLLALSGISELALKLDPTLFCRVHRSYLVNLTHAQELVRTGRRCYLVLDNQARVRVSDSYLPALQRLLL; the protein is encoded by the coding sequence ATGAAACGGGTGCTGCTGGTCGACGACGAGCCGGACGCCCGGCTGCTGCTGCGGCAGTACGTGGGCCAGGAACCCGGCTATGAGCTGGTGGGCGAGGCCCGCGACGGCCCGGAGGCTGTGCGGGCCATTCACACCCTGCGGCCCGACCTCGTGTTCCTAGACATTCAGCTCCCAGGCTGCTCGGGCTTCGAGGTGCTGGCCCGGCTGGAGCAGCTGCCGCAGGTCGTGTTTTCGACGGCCTACGACGCGCACGCTATTGAGGCCTTCGCGTTTCACGCCCTGGACTACTTGCTCAAACCCTACGGCCGCGCCCGGTTTCAGCAGGCCCTGGCCCGCGTGGTTCACGACGACGCCCGCGTGGAGGCGCTGGCCCAGCGCCTGCTGCAGGCTGGAGCGCCCTACGCCCCGCGCGTGATACTGCATAAGGGCGCACGGCGCGTGGTGGTGGACGCGAGTTCGATTCGCTACGCGGAGGCGTACGGGGATTACTGCAAGGTGTACCGGCAGCACGAGCAGCTGCTGGCCCTGAGCGGTATTTCGGAGCTGGCACTGAAGTTGGACCCGACGCTGTTCTGCCGGGTGCACCGCTCCTACCTAGTCAATCTGACCCACGCGCAGGAACTGGTGCGGACTGGGCGCCGCTGCTACCTCGTGCTTGACAATCAGGCCCGAGTGCGCGTGAGCGACTCTTATCTGCCCGCACTGCAGCGGCTGCTGCTGTAG